AGTAAGCCTGCCTCCAATTCAATACCTGCTACATTAATGACTAGACAATAACATCTTGATTTTTGTTAAAAGAAAGGACAGACATTCATTTCCATCTAATTTAGCACTTCTTAAATCTGACACCCTAGGCAGCTCCGATGCTCATATATCTGATAGTGCCAGCCCTGTTCTTTGACACAGACATACCTTGAACCTCTGGGAAAGCCATCATGTACAACAAACCCCACCCAAGCGTTGTTGCAGTCGTTTCTACTCCCGCAATGAACATTTCAATCATTGTTAAAGTCATGTACTCCTCTTCAAAACTTGATCCTTTATtctctggcttttaaaaaaggaaatttgaAAGCAGTATTTCATAGTCAAATATACAGCTAAATAGAAAAGACCTGAATAATGTAGCCGTTTGAGTTGGGAAGGTCTCAACCCGTAGTAAAGTAATTGAATGAGTATTTCTCATTTACATAGTAACCAGGACTCCATGTTCTGTCCGTATCCTAATTATTCTGTTCAGTCTTGGGGGGAGGGACACATCATTTCTTACCTCACTTGCCTAGTGGCAATTCAGCTAAGCTTGACCCCTTCAACTCATGGGCCAGTTCACACACAACGATAATAATGATTTTATACAGGGTCATTTCCaaacggcttaccttccctcagaacgacccagaacatcatgcaaagaacacggaagattgcattttctcacacaagatttgtgcgatgtagcgcaaatctcacgcaagaaaatgcgatcttccgcattttttgcgcaatgttccggatcgttccaagggaaggtaagccgtgtggaaacggcccaggtgtggTGAAGTTCAATAAGAGTGACAAGATTTTTCAATAATGTTccaaattaattttttcttaaaTACTTTCCCATATGCCACTGGACCGGAAGTAATCCTTTTAGAGTATGCAAAATATGCCACAACTTCCATTTATCCTGATACAGTTTTATACTTCTTAACAGCTAAACGTATTTTTGAGAAACATTGGAATCTCGCTTAGACGCTTCTAAGAGGACTGGTGTACTGCAGGATTGGGAAATAATGTACAAAAAATAATCTTTTGTGAGGTTcagatttatttaagaaatgtGTGGGAACTGAACAGAGAGTTAGTGAAGGGTGCGTGATTATCCTGCAGAAGAGTAAGCTCAATGGTTATTTTTAGAATCCTCTGGGTAATAATGTTAATAAAGTATTGTTACACAACCAGGAAAAAAAGCTTCCTGTTTTATTTACCAACTAGAGAACACCAAACAGGTAAAACCTGATCCAAGATCAAGACCGATGGTTCAGTGAGTGTGTTTCCATGTATATGTCATTAAATTCAATTCTGAACTAGGCACCAGAGTGTAAAGCTGAAGGGAGGAACAAAAAAAGGTAGTTAagtgggtgggagagaagaaaACAAGTGAGGCTgccaaagggagggaaggaatgaAAGCAAAAGGCTGGAGAGGAGATaaaggtgggtgggagagagagaagaaaacagggaaaggggaaaagCTACGGGGATGTTAAATAGCGGGTTCAGACACTGAGTGattcaacaagctctttattcgACCAGAACATCACTGAAAACCTAGGTGGCAAGCCGCACATATATTCACAACTTTCATTCCCAAACCACGCCCCAACTATCTTCATTTGCATCAACccttcatttgcataaactatatacattataacttatttacagctcagtgattggtctttatcgtgctgccctgattggctgctacCAGCAAAACACAACCAATGATAGTGCAGGCTTCAGTACCCTTATTTGAGCTAGCGGCTTGACGAATACATAACAGGGGAGCTGCCAGAGGTAGAGAAAGATgaagcagggagagagagagatggggggaaatgagatggcTGCTGAGAGTCCTGGCAGGTCTCCCACTTGTATGTGTGTGAGACGAAGGATAATTCACATGTAGTCATTAAGTCCTGTGATAGCAACTATATTGCAgttgtgtgttttaaataaaaaggatGTCTACTTGCGCACTTTGAGCAACCCTCCAACCATTCTTGGGACATCTTCATGTGGACAATGTCAAGTGGGAGCTGAACCAACAGCATTTTCTGTGCTTACAGAGGCCCTTCTCCATCTAGCCAAGCTTTTGGTTATTGTCAAGTACTCCAAAGTTCCCCTAGATCTAGCATTCGGGCACACAAGTGTATATTCAAAATTAGACAGAACATGGCATGTGGAttctaaatgaaatgaaaaatctGTGATCCATAAgcatgaatttaaaaaaataaactttaaataAGGTGGCAGAGGGAATTCTCACGTTTTTGTATTTACTCATGTATTTCTGAAAACGAAAATGATATCAAAATCCACTCTGGAACTTATCAAACTCAAAATTCAATAAGCTGttacttgaattttcttttttttagtcaATCCTAAATTTTGCTATTGTTCAGTAAAGACAAAAATGtggtgaatttaaaaaaaaaaacacttgggaGCATTTTCTAAGTTTATGCAGGAAGAAAACATGGCTTGCCAAATCAGGGTGAGAGACATTGGGTACCTTCTGTATTTCTTCCAAATAGGCATCAGTTATGTCTCGGTGGTCTCCGGGAATAAGCGTTGCCCTGTGCTCTTCGACTTCTTTTGAAAAGAACGCAATGACCTTCTCTGCAGCCTTGAATAAATTTTGGTGTGGAAGAGGAAGCCTCCGCACAAATGGCACTGCATTATAAAGCTGCGGGCAAGCAGAAGAACCAATTATTGAATTAATTAAGCAACTTGTCTTCCTATGATCTTGATGGCTGAGCAAGATTCCAGCAGCCACCATGTATTGCAAGCTGAAACAAAAATTTCAGAGTGTGGAATGCAATTAAAGTAAACAGCAAAAATTCATTTTACAAATCTGTAAAATGACCACCTCGCGCgtcactttggtgacgtcatcacgcagggtggaatgGCGGGgacagtgtgcggggctgggaagctgcccacagGCGAACCTCcccacaggcaaatggcacgagcggcctcgcagccccccgcactgctttcgcctgccccgcaggacagggggtggccggcttgccacgcaccccctgccctgcagggcaggcaaaaggcagcgtggccacccgcgccattcggctgccccgcaggacaaggggcggctggccggcccctgtcctgcggggcaggcgaatggcatgggcggccccacagcccccatgctgccttttgcctgccctgcaggacagggggtgcacggcaagccggccgccccctgtcctgcggggcaggcgaaagcagcgcagggggctgcaaggttgcccgcgctgctgcctgcgccctctggcagctggcagctgctcccggcgctcctccctggtggcactgggggcagactaccccccctgtcccccctTGATCCAGTCCTGTTACTACATTATCacattgtattttattattgcaGAATTCATCATCTTCTTCATCTAGTTCTACTGCATTGTTATATatttcttgcattgtttttaaaatgttgtgatttgccagaaaggggagtggaaaatgaAGTAAACAAGTGTTATGGTTaggaaatgggggaaagtggATTTCCTTGCTGGGAACAAACTGAGAATAGCTAGACTGATCCGCTGGGAAGGGGCCCTTCTAGCACAGCCCTAGCAAAATAACAAAGGAAAAGGGTGGAAACCttgaaaaaaaatgtaacaaaCTAGTTAGTGCCCAAACGGTCTGGCCCGTAGGGAAGAGagtcagagaaatatcccaggGAAATGTATTGtaccaaggaagccaaaaatACATTTATAGGaagaaggtttattatagaaaaaagagagaggaaagggtggGTGGATTCAAAAGGGGTAGGAAGGAAAAATACAAAATCCAGAGAAAAGCACACCATCACACAGCACACAGTCTGTCAAACAAAACAATAATGTTGAGCTAACTCAGCTAAGCACACTTTACCTAAATGGTAGAAGGTTCCTGAGAGCATGTACATAATTCCTTGTACCAAGGTAGTGGAGGAGTCCTCCTTAACCCCTGGCCCACTTGTCTTAGGGTCTCCAGATGCTTCGAAGTGGGGACAAAaaaagtccagagctcccagataGTTATGGGCCATGGAatctgacctaagccagcctcGTCAGTGAGATTGATTAGCAAATCTAACCAATCCCaagcaaagctccatctctgatgtcagagactatttcTACCCATCATAGAATTATTAGAGGATGGTCCCGCCATTTTTATGGGTCTGCACTAACATGACGaaaagggaatctggcccaaGACCGTTGCCCCTTGTCAAAAAAGAATTAacttggccagccagccccaatgTGAAATGGAGTATAAAGCGTTATTCTCAAGTAAGCCTCAGGgatccaaaatagtaaagagtccagtagcacctttaagactaaccaactttattgtagcttaacctttcgagaaccacagctctctttgtcagatgcatgtggttcttgaatgcttatgctacaataaagttggttagtcttaaaggtactactggacttttttactattttgcaactacagacgaatacggctaactcctccggatctatgatCAGGGGTCCAAGAATCCAGAGGTTCTAAGTGGCACTCTTGAGTCATATTACATCTTAGGGTTCTGTCACAGCAAGCCAGTGAATAATAGCAGGGTGATTAAAAGTAAGTTAGTTTCAATttgtaaaaataatattttttttaagttgcaaaGAGACATTCCATGCATTGCGCATGTGTAATTCACAGAGTGCTATCAAGCAAAATATGCTACCTGCTCCTGAGAAATATCTGGTGAGAAACATCCAAAAGCACATTTTTCCGTAGTCCTGTAAGTTAGGTACCTGTGCCCAAGGTCCTATAATCGCTGTAGTATTCTCATGGAACAGGTCCAACACATTTCTCAGTGACTTATCGTCATAATTAAAACGCTTCCCAAATACAGTGGTGGAAATGATGTTTGCCACTGCGCTCTCAATGAAATCACAGGGGTCAAATGGCACACCTGTGGAATTAAGTGAGCAACAAAAGGGTAGTTTATATTATTGATTGCACAAACACCAGAGGGGCCCCTCCTCCATCACTGCCCCCAGCTTTTGGGTATCTCTTGAATTGGCCAGGAAGCTGAATATGGACTTGGCCAACCCTACTTCCTCccttcacagaagtgacatagttGGGGGTCCCACCCATCAGCAAGCTATCACCTTGTGTTAACTCACTCATATTTTCCTCAAATATTTGCATCAAGTAAGCGGCCTCATCCGAGATCTTTTCCTCCATGGATTTTTTACCCAACCCAAAATTTCTAAGACCCACCAGCATAAATCTTCTTTGCTCTTTCCACGCTTGCCCATAAGGTGCTAAAATTATCCCTGCAGTAAGATAAgagtgaaaattgaaaatgggtATAAAGCAGAAGAAATCTCATTTCCATACTTTATTTTAGCCTATTTCTTAGATAAACAGTTCCAGATTTTCAGGAAGCAAAATTGTATAGCCAGTCTTGCATTCGTACAGCATCGAtgctttcatagaatcacagCATACACATATTTGTACATACGGCCATAGCTTCTGCAATCTGTGTATGTTGGAGAGTAAAACACAATGGCATGAGTATGTCCTCATGAAGCTAACCTCTGGTAGGAATCCCCAACTTGCAGACTGTGTGTAGAAACATTGCTTGTGCACTGACATATTAAGCAATCTCACAAGCACTAGCCAATAGATCATTGTGGCATTAAAAAAACTATATTCTTCACAGCATTCCAAAGTGAAATAGGCTTGATAAGCAATATGTTCCTCTTGAGTGCTGTAATAaaagcagggcttcttttcagcgaaaacgcagtggaatggagttctgacacctcttgaaaatggtcacatggccagtggccccgcccctgatctccagacagaggggagtttagattgattGCACAAACActgctggagtggcgtggagggcaatctaaactcccctctgtctggagatcaggggtggggccaccggccatgtgaccatttttgctgagggcgatttaaaaaactacccccttgctccagctgacccaaagtgacgtcattgtgtggtcctgagttccacaacctcttttcccacaaaaaaaagccctgaataaaagcatgataaaataaatatctgGAAAAGCCTTCAAAGGTGAGTTTTGACTTGGGGCTCATGAGGCATAACGGCATGGAAAGAAATGTTTTCATGAATCCACAACTGACATTAGTCTTTTACAAAGACAAGCAGAGAAACGAACAAATCAGGGGAAACGCAAACTTGGAAAACCTCTTCAGGTACCTTTCCTATTATTGACCGCCTCTACAAAAGGATTTTCTGGTCTTCCAGCAAATTCCATTCCTTTCGTGAGTAGGACCTCTTTCACCAATGAAAATCCCTGAACAAAGACAAAAGGTTTTCCTCCCGCATACAAACTGAAGATGGGACCATATTTCTGTGCATACTGAAAGGAAACGGCTATAGATTAGTACGGTGGCATTTGAAGAGCCTCTAGAACAACTCACTATCATGACTCTGAAATGTAGCAGCAGGCATCAAGAATGAGATTGTGAAATATCTGCTTCTTCTGGTACACAGTCaagcccaccccctgcccctgaaaGTTTACAATCAATACCGTTTTCTTGTCTGAGCACAAGTTTACCAATGCATGTTCCCCATGGTCTTGGATGCTGGTTAGCGCGCTTCTCTGTGTGATTAGAAGGAATGCACGAAAATAATCTCAAATACTGTTgctctctgtctccctcttgAAGACTGTGCCAATGCAATCAGAATGCTTTTCTCAACAGCAGTAAGGGGGTCCTGGCTCACGAGAGAGAACCTCCCCTTCTATCTCTACCCACCCTTCACCTGTCCCTGCCACCACTGATCTTTATTGGGCTCTGGCTTGGGAGTAGGAGGACTGCCCTGCCCATGGCAGCCTGAAGCAACTTCCACCACAGCCGGGTAGCAGTGAGTGCAACACATAATcccacagcctccccccacactaTCTTCCAAACAACAGACTTAGCAGATGTTCCCCCTGGCCTCCAAAAGGATCTCCCCAATAAAATTCTATAGAAGCCAAAGCGTTTGCTGTTTGTTTGGTGTTCTATCTCTTTCCTGGTGGCACCCTAACCAAATTTTTTTGCTTGCACCCTATGAATGCTGGACCTGCAGTCTGTGAAGGGACAGAGGGAGAAGCTAGCTAATTCCTCCCAATacccataattttaaaaattgcttataCTCTCTGGAAGGAGGTTGCTAAGTTGCTGTaaccaggggagggggaggaaaatgcAGGACACCAGAGGAGATGAGGAATTGTGATAATGGTAAGATTTCCAGGAGTCAGAAGGGGTTGCAGGAGTGACATGTGAAAACTCTACTTTCTGTGCAGAGACACATCTTCAC
The window above is part of the Eublepharis macularius isolate TG4126 chromosome 16, MPM_Emac_v1.0, whole genome shotgun sequence genome. Proteins encoded here:
- the LOC129343844 gene encoding cytochrome P450 2J2-like isoform X1; translation: MEIFSWLLLISFILYLFWKTVRPKKFPPGPKRLPFLGNLFQINIRNPLKDLDKYAQKYGPIFSLYAGGKPFVFVQGFSLVKEVLLTKGMEFAGRPENPFVEAVNNRKGIILAPYGQAWKEQRRFMLVGLRNFGLGKKSMEEKISDEAAYLMQIFEENMSVPFDPCDFIESAVANIISTTVFGKRFNYDDKSLRNVLDLFHENTTAIIGPWAQLYNAVPFVRRLPLPHQNLFKAAEKVIAFFSKEVEEHRATLIPGDHRDITDAYLEEIQKPENKGSSFEEEYMTLTMIEMFIAGVETTATTLGWGLLYMMAFPEVQEKCHVEINNVLGNNPCIQYEDRDKLPYTNAVIHEIQRFANVVPLGIPHAPVKDMQLFGYNIPKDTMIVTSLISVHYDESQWKYPREFNPSNFLNEKGEFVKPEAFLAFSAGPRVCLGENLARMELFLFFTHILRRFQVVWPDETKVPDLTPNFGVTLSPSCFKVALKCRPQL